The DNA segment CAGTCTCTGATTATAAATAAAATGAAAACTTACCGGTCTTTGATCTTTGTGATTATTTCTTAATGCGTATTACTATGAAGCTTATGCCAGGCATTAGCTGGTTTGCCTTTCACAGATTTACTGAATCGGCGTATGTTTATTTATTTACCGGCAAAGTGTAAAAAAGAAGGCTCGAAAACAACAATAGCAATACAAGGGGAGACTGAATAATGGTTTCGGGAATATGTATAATCCTGGACATAAGAAGAGGTAGTTTAACCGTGTGTTTCAGTAATTCAGCCGCCAGGCCGGTCACGCCTAATACGAGGTACAGAATAATAACTAAACGGGTAAAATACCTCTTGCCAAAATAAAGGTGAATAGCAATGGTTGAAATAAACATAAATGAAGCGGAAAAGACTATGGCCATCGTCCACTTCAGTTTTTTGAGTTGAGAAAGATCTAGGTTTTTAAGAAAATCGGGAGTCGGAGTATTCGCATAATTGGTTGATTGCTGTTCAACTGCCGCATTTAGTAAGATAAATAAAGTGTCTCTGGCATAACTAATGGCAAAGAGGAAGAGTACCATCAAAACGAATGTGATATTTTTAGATTTGGTATTCATGAAAGGCCTCATTCCTCATCGAAGTTGAAAATTTTAAGATACGTTTTTAATGTCATTCCTGCGTCCCCTTTAGCTCTTCCCTTCACTCGCCCCTTGTCCCTTGTCCCTCGTCCCTTTCCTGATCCAAATCACCCACATTAAAAAAATGATCACGTACATAATAAGCGTAAATGTATAACTGTGATTGAACTCAAGCGATTGGGGCGAATATTTTACAATGATCACCAGTACTATAATTCGAATAATATTTACCAAATCAATTATTATAAGTCCTATGGGAATAAAAATGAATTTTGATCCCAGCTTGCCCGGATAAGCCATAATAAACCCTGTAAACAATACAAATAAACTTAACCCGTCACAAGGCTGATTAACAATAAGTCCGGAGCTATCAACGAGGCCAATTAAACGGCCTTCTGTAAAAACAGTAAACCCCATTGCTTTAAGCACAAGTGAAGTAGTAGTTACCAGGTGGCTGATAAGCAGTTTGTCAATAACCCCATTTTTATAAAGCCAGCCATTATAAATAATATACCATGCCAGGTAAATACCTGCTGCCCGGAGTAGGAAAATAATAAGGCCTTTGTTTTTTTTGTAAAAATCCATTATTTAGAATGGTTCAAAGTTCAAAGTTCCGTGTTCAATGCGTGTTTCTAAATTAGGGTAAGAAGCTGTCTAAAATTTCTTATTTTGATATAACAGTATGGGCTTTTTGAACATATTTAAAAATTTGTAGCATTAATTTTTGAATAAAAACAAGGTTTATGCTGCCTATATAAGAGACTGTTTAAATTTCATATAAAATAAATGTTATGTCGCCCCGATGGGGCTTCGAATCATTGGGTTTTAATTTTCTACCAAGATTTCGCTCCTAACGGAGCTATTAAAATCCTGTAGGGATGGAATCTTGGTAGAAAAATTTTTAAACAACTCTAAAGAGGTTGAATTAAAGAACATAGATTTTTCGATTCATATCACCTTGAACCTTAAACCTTGAACCTTGAACCTTGAACTTTTTCCAAAGGTACAAATACCTGATTACTACCTAAATTATAATAGTTTAACTCCCTATTATTAAAATAGTTACCTTTGCAGGCTGTAATTTTAGGTTTTTGGTTGTTCTGTTTGTAGTATTTGTCATTAAAACATATTAGAGTGAATAGTACCGGCCCCGATATTAATACCAAGCCTGAAAACATTAGTGTTAAATCGTTTTTATTTAAATCGATAAAATACTGGTATTTATTCGTAATTGCTTTAGTGTTATCTTATTCCATAGCTTATTATAAAGTTCGTTACAATATTCCAA comes from the Bacteroidota bacterium genome and includes:
- a CDS encoding archaeosortase/exosortase family protein, producing MDFYKKNKGLIIFLLRAAGIYLAWYIIYNGWLYKNGVIDKLLISHLVTTTSLVLKAMGFTVFTEGRLIGLVDSSGLIVNQPCDGLSLFVLFTGFIMAYPGKLGSKFIFIPIGLIIIDLVNIIRIIVLVIIVKYSPQSLEFNHSYTFTLIMYVIIFLMWVIWIRKGTRDKGQGASEGKS